The Ruminococcaceae bacterium R-25 DNA segment AAGACCTGGACATCCCTGAGGATGACGATGGTGAGCAGTATGTCATGAAGGATTATCACATCCTTTCCATGGACAGTCTTGACAGCGAGTGCGTTGACAACGGCGTAGCTATCAGCGAAGACGATATTCCGTGGGTTTCAAGACAGCTCTGGGCTCCTGACGCAGTTTATACTAACGGCAAGTATTATCTTGTTTTCCCTGCAAAGGACAAGGACGATATCTTCAGAATCGGCGTTGCTGAGTCTGATTCACCTGTAGGCCCTTTCAAGCCTCAGGAAAATTACATTCAGGGAAGCTACAGCATTGACCCTGCAGTCCTCTTAGACGATGACGGCAAGATCTGGTGCTATAACGGCGGTCTCTGGGGCGGCCAGCTCGAGATGTGGCAGTCCGGTTCATTCAATCCCAATGAGCACCGTCCTGAAGGCGATGAGAAGGCATTAGGACCGATCGTTGCACAGTTCAAGCCTGACATGACAGGCTATGTTGCACCTCCTAAGATGATCACTATCCTCGACGAAAACGGCGAGCCTATCAAGGCAGGCGATGAGGACAGAAGATACTTCGAAGATCCCTGGATGCACAAGTTCAACGGCAAGTATTATTTCTCATACTCAACAGGCACAACACACTACCTCTGCTATGCAGAAGGCACTTCACCTGAAGGTCCTTTCACATACAAGGGAAGGATCATGGAGCCTGTTATCGGCTGGACAACACATCACTCCATCGTTAATATCGACGGCGAGTGGTACCTCTTCTATCACGATGCAAAGAGATCCGGCGGCTGCTCACACAAGAGAAGCGTTAAGTTCACAAAGCTCAACATCGCTGAAGACGGCACGATCGAAAAGATCTATCCTTACGATCACGAAGCCTGATAAGAAACCAATTAAATATACAAGGGCATCTCTTATGAGGTGCCCTTTTTGTTTGCAAAATATAAGCAGAAAGAGAAATCATTAAATTCAAGAAAATTCTTGAATGTACAGGATCGTACACGGATCGGCTGCCTGCGAAGCCTGATATGAACCGTGCCGGACCCGCCACAGGCGCATAAGCGTTCTCTTTCTGCTATGGAATATTATACTCGCGGGCTGATTCAAATCAAATTGAATCAGTTGGAATCTGCGCCGTCCTGCTGACCGTTACTGCCGTTGTTGCCTTCGCTGCTGTTACTGGATGAGGTGCTGCTGTCGGACTGGCTGCTGTTATTATTATCAACGGTACCGCTGCCGGAATTTTCCTGGCCGTTTCCACCGTTTTCGCTGCCGTTTCCGGCGTCGGGTTTGACATTGCCGCCTTCGTTGTCCTTATTGTTTCCGCCTTCATTGGAAACATCGTCGTTTCCTTCGCTGGTGCCTGTGCCGCCTTCGCTTGAACCTCCGTTCTCGCTGCTGTTTTCATTAGTTGCAACAGGAGTAGGTGTAGCTGTCGTCTTTTTAGCGACAGGCCAATAGACCTGTGTCTTTTGGGGCACCGTTGTAGGCGTAGGTGCCGGAGTCTCTGTGGGCTCAGGTGTAGGTGTCGCCGTAGGTTCAGGTGTGGGAGTAAGCGTGGCCGCAGCTTCAGATGATTCTTCAGCTGCGGTGGTCACTTCTGCCATGGTCGTGGGCGGAACATTGCTGACGCCTTTTGAATTGTTTTTCCTCTGGTCAAAGTAGAAAGCGAAACCGCATACAGATGCGATTCCGAAAAATGCAACAGTGCAGATAGCTGCGCTCCATGAGGACATCTTTACTTTGCTGTAAGATTCCCTGTGCATGTGAGCAAGGTTCATATTCACGATTGCCGGATCTTCTATAAGCGTTTTCTCGTAAGAAACAAGGATAGGATCTTCTCTGGTTTTGTTTTCGTGCGGATTTTCGAAAAGCTCGTCGTCGAGATCAGGCTCATATGCCTGGGATTCATACTTTTCTACGGGTTCTTGTCCAACTTCCGGTTCAGCTTCCTGTTCTGGAGCATATTCAGGTTCTTGCTCTGATTCAGATTCAGGTTCAGCATGATAATCGGTGCCTATATCTGCAAAAGGGTCTTCGTCGTAAACTTCGCTTTGAGATTCAGGTTCTTCTTCAGATATTATTTCGCGGCTGTGAACTTCTGCTTCTGCAGCGGGCAGTGTATCTTCGGTTTCCGGTACTGTCTCATAGCCGTAGATATTGTCTTCTTCGCTGACCATGTCCTTGGCATATCTGTCAATGCGCGTCTCGCTTTGTGTTTCTTTCGGAGTCTCTTTTTGCGATTCATTCCCGTAGTAGGCTCCGATTGCTTCGGATGTTGCTACTGCGCCGTATTTGAAGACGGAGGATTCTTTTACGTCGTATTCGCCTGCAACGGAATCGTCACCGTATTCGAAATCATTAGAACCATTGGAAGTGCTTTTCGCGTTTCCAAAATCAGCACCAAAGGCCGGAAAATCCGGACTGAATTTATTTTTATCTTTGTTGTCTGATATGGCCCCCATCTTTTACCCCTTTTGCCTTCCGCGCATGGTTTTGTATAATGAACGCGGATAGATTTTTCTATTCTTGAGCATCAATATTACTATTTTTCTGTTCTTATACATTAGTATAGATATTTGTCTGAAAAAGAAAGTGTTATTATCGTGACGATTTATTGGCCGAATTATTACAAAGATTTCAAATGCAAAGCAGGAAACTGCCTTCATACATGCTGTGCCGGCTGGGTTATCGGTATCGATGAGAAGTCGCTTAAACGGTTTGAAGGTGAGCCTGAAGTAGCAAGCAGGATTTCTGACGGATGTTTTGTCCTGAAAGATAACGGCAGATGCCCGTTCTTAAGGGATGACAACCTTTGCGAGATGATCTTGAAGCACGGCGAAGATTTTCTTTGTGACATTTGCAAAGAGCACCCCAGGTTTTATAACGCTTTCGATGACCATACCGAAGCGGGAATCGGCCTTGTCTGCGAAGAGGCGTGCAGACTGGTTTTGGAAGCCGAAGGTCCCTTTGAACTTGTTGCTGACGACGGCTCGAAAATGGAACTTCCGGATTATGTAAAAGTAATATTCGATACCTCAAAGCCACTTACTGAAAAGCTTTCTGCGATCAGCGGCGGCAGAAGGGCCAATTCGAAGATAAGATCAGAGATCTTCGATGAGATGGAAGTTATGGATCCTAAGTGGACAAAGCTTTTGAGCAAGGTCATTGAAGCTCCCGTATCGGAGGAAGATGAGAATAAGGCGGTCCTTGAAAATGAGAAGGCGCTGACCAATTTCGCGGCATATCTGCTCTACCGTTATAAGGGTGCGGGAAGATTTGCGGCTGAGTCTGTTTATCTTCTGTCTGACCTCATCGTTAAGGGCTGCGGACTCTTGGATGTTGCCAGAGTCTTCTCGTGCGAAGTCGAATATTCCGACATCAATATAGATCAGGCTCTTGAGACATTCGCATAAGGTCTGAAATTTACGGAAAAACAACTGTGTAACAATGTTACACTCATTAAAATCAAGCATTTGGAGGATATTATGGTTTTCGATTACAACCAGGCAGAATGGACACCTAACCCGGGTTTTAAGGGAGGCGAGGGCACTTTTTTCAATAAAATGTTCACCGACGGAACCAATAAAATGATGCAAGGAAAGTTAGAACCCGGTTCTTCGATCGGATATCACAAGCACGAAGGAAACTGCGAGATGATATTCATCGTAGAAGGCCGGGGAAAGGTGCTTTATGACGACGGTGAAGAAGAAGTTCATGCCGGAATGGTCCATTATTGTCCTGAAGGACACTCACATTCGCTCATTAACAACAGTAGCGAAAATCTGATATTCTATGCAGTGGTACCCAAACAGTAAGGAATAAGGGAGGGGTAGATATGCCGCATTCATCAGGTGGCGGTTCGCATGGAGGCGGATCGCACGGAGGTTCGCATGGAGGCTCTGGCGGTCCACGCATTTCGACGCATTACTTTGCCGGAGCAAGGCACTATAGAAAACATCATGTAAGCACCGGCGAGGACGAGTATATCTATGCTTCGTCGATGCCGAGAAGAACAGGGCTCAGCAGCATAAGCTTTATTATTGTTTTCGCAGTCTTTTTCTTAGGCTTCGGCTTTGCGGGAATCATTTCTGACAGGCCTAATAAGCTTAAGATAGATTACTGGGACACCGCAGCCATTCACGACGACTTAGATTTTATAAAACACAAGGCTTCATTGCTCGCGACAATGGAGGAATTCCAGGAGATTACAGGAATCTGCCCTGTGATCTATACAACCTTTGATGAGGCCTGGCAGGATAGTTATGCGGACCTGGAATCTTATGCCTACGATGTTTATGTCACTAATTTCAAAGACGAATCGCACTTTGTTATCGTTTACAGCATAAAAGAAGATGACCAGGTACTTCTGAAAAACGAGAAAACAGGCGTTCCGGATTATGCATGGGAAGCGATCCAGGGTAATGACACCGATAACATCCTCACTGAAACAACTTTCAAACACTTTGCCGACAAGGTTCAGAAAGAACTTGAGGATGGTGAAAATCCCGGCAGGGCTTTCGATGACGCTTTCCAGTATCTGAACAACAGGTTTAAAAACCAGTTAAAACCCGGTTCGTTCACAAGGATAGTAAGCATCCTGATGTCCTGCACGCCGCTCTTTATAGTTGCCGGATTCTTTGCATTATTCCTTATCCTCAGCATCAAAAATTATAAGAAAGATAAGGATGTCGTTTACGAAGAGGTGCCTTTGGAAATTGATCCTAATGACCCTGCGCTGGCATCCGGTACGTCAGTTACGGGAAACTATCATTCCAAAGAATTTCATTACGACGCATCACAAGGCGGCCCTGTTTCCAAAGCGGCAAAGGTTATTACTTACGCTGTAACGATTCCGTTTATTGCAGTTGGTTTTGGCATGATTGCGGCAGGCATCGGAATAATGCGTTCGGCAGACGCTGCTGGCGGCGGCTTTGTTCTCATATTCGGAGTGATCTGGACTATTATCAGCTTTTTCACGCTGGTCAAAATGACGGCAGCTTTCATGAAGGCGAAAAAGCAGACGGGAGATTCTGCTCCTCTTACAGCTGAATATCCTGACATGAATACTGTTAATAATGCTAAACAGAGTACGGCCACATCAGCTCCGGACCAGGCAGAATTTGATCCCAGGTTCTTCAATAATCCCAAGAGCAACATCGAAGATGACGATGAAGACTACAAGCGAATGAAACGAAAAGGTTTTGAGTGATATTCATCAATAACGGGCTGGCATTTCAGTCCGTTATTTTTTGCAGATGAGTTTTGTGATTTTTCCTGATACAAAAGAGCACACGAACACGAACGGCGTGAGGAGAACCATCGTCCATATGAAGATCAGTATGGTTATCTTTGGCCAGGTGATGAGGAACGACAATTCGCTTGTGTTCTTGAAAAACATACCGCTTAAGAGCCAGTAGAAAATCGAGTTGTTTCCGATGAAGGGATCACGTATCTGCTCTTGAATTTTATGTTGTCCATAAGGAGCAATATACAGCATACGAAGATGGGCCCGAAGACCACGTCCGCCATGCAGCAGTGATAGAAAACAGAGTCGCC contains these protein-coding regions:
- a CDS encoding lysine-N-methylase → MTIYWPNYYKDFKCKAGNCLHTCCAGWVIGIDEKSLKRFEGEPEVASRISDGCFVLKDNGRCPFLRDDNLCEMILKHGEDFLCDICKEHPRFYNAFDDHTEAGIGLVCEEACRLVLEAEGPFELVADDGSKMELPDYVKVIFDTSKPLTEKLSAISGGRRANSKIRSEIFDEMEVMDPKWTKLLSKVIEAPVSEEDENKAVLENEKALTNFAAYLLYRYKGAGRFAAESVYLLSDLIVKGCGLLDVARVFSCEVEYSDINIDQALETFA
- a CDS encoding Cupin domain-containing protein, encoding MVFDYNQAEWTPNPGFKGGEGTFFNKMFTDGTNKMMQGKLEPGSSIGYHKHEGNCEMIFIVEGRGKVLYDDGEEEVHAGMVHYCPEGHSHSLINNSSENLIFYAVVPKQ
- a CDS encoding glycosyl hydrolase family 43, with the protein product MKKNERKDLVTNIYTADPSAHVFNGKIYIYPSHDEDLDIPEDDDGEQYVMKDYHILSMDSLDSECVDNGVAISEDDIPWVSRQLWAPDAVYTNGKYYLVFPAKDKDDIFRIGVAESDSPVGPFKPQENYIQGSYSIDPAVLLDDDGKIWCYNGGLWGGQLEMWQSGSFNPNEHRPEGDEKALGPIVAQFKPDMTGYVAPPKMITILDENGEPIKAGDEDRRYFEDPWMHKFNGKYYFSYSTGTTHYLCYAEGTSPEGPFTYKGRIMEPVIGWTTHHSIVNIDGEWYLFYHDAKRSGGCSHKRSVKFTKLNIAEDGTIEKIYPYDHEA